The following coding sequences lie in one Mesorhizobium sp. DCY119 genomic window:
- the rplA gene encoding 50S ribosomal protein L1 — protein MAKIAKRVAKSREGIDVNKAYGLGEAIQLLKDRSTVKFDETIEISMNLGVDPRHADQMVRGVVNLPNGTGRTVRVAVFAKDAKADEARAAGADIVGAEDLVEIVQKGTIDFDRCIATPDMMPLVGRLGKVLGPRGMMPNPKVGTVTMDIAAAVKASKGGAVEFRVEKAGIIHGGVGKVSFDVKALEENIRAFADAVNKAKPAGAKGVYVKKVSVTSTMGPGLKVDLSTLATA, from the coding sequence ATGGCAAAGATTGCAAAGCGCGTAGCCAAGTCCCGCGAGGGCATCGACGTCAACAAGGCTTACGGCCTGGGCGAGGCGATCCAGCTTCTCAAGGACCGTTCCACGGTCAAGTTCGACGAGACCATCGAAATCTCGATGAATCTCGGCGTCGATCCGCGTCACGCCGACCAGATGGTCCGTGGCGTCGTCAACCTGCCGAACGGCACGGGCCGCACGGTTCGCGTCGCGGTGTTCGCCAAGGATGCGAAGGCTGATGAAGCCCGCGCCGCCGGCGCTGACATCGTCGGTGCGGAAGATCTGGTCGAGATCGTCCAGAAGGGCACGATCGATTTCGATCGCTGCATTGCCACGCCGGATATGATGCCGCTGGTTGGTCGTCTCGGTAAGGTTCTCGGCCCCCGCGGCATGATGCCGAACCCGAAGGTCGGCACCGTGACCATGGACATCGCCGCCGCCGTCAAGGCGTCCAAGGGCGGTGCGGTCGAGTTCCGCGTTGAAAAGGCCGGCATCATTCATGGCGGCGTCGGCAAGGTTTCCTTCGACGTCAAGGCGCTGGAAGAAAACATCCGCGCTTTCGCCGATGCGGTGAACAAGGCCAAGCCGGCTGGTGCCAAGGGCGTCTACGTCAAGAAGGTGTCCGTCACCTCGACGATGGGCCCGGGCCTGAAGGTCGATCTCTCGACCCTCGCGACGGCTTGA
- the secE gene encoding preprotein translocase subunit SecE, with product MASKTTNPFTFLQQVRSETAKVTWPSRRETVISTIMVLVFAVIAMIFFFAADQLMALGVELILGIGR from the coding sequence ATGGCGTCAAAAACCACCAATCCTTTCACCTTCCTGCAGCAGGTAAGGTCGGAGACGGCAAAGGTGACTTGGCCGTCGCGGCGCGAAACGGTGATCTCGACGATCATGGTTCTCGTGTTCGCGGTGATTGCGATGATCTTTTTCTTCGCTGCCGATCAGTTAATGGCTCTCGGTGTCGAGTTGATCCTCGGCATCGGCCGCTGA
- the gcl gene encoding glyoxylate carboligase, whose protein sequence is MARMRAVDAAVLVLEKEGIDCAFGVPGAAINPFYSALKARGTVRHILARHVEGASHMAEGYTRTKAGNIGLCIGTSGPAGTDMITGLYSASADSIPILCITGQAPRARLNKEDFQAVDIAAIAAPVTKWAVTVMEPYLVPMALQKAFFLMRSGRPGPVLVDLPIDVQLAEIEFDIDTYEPMVPHKPAISRAQAEKALSMLNEAEHPLIVAGGGIINADASDLLVEFAEITGVPVIPTLMGWGTIPDDHRLMAGMCGLQTSHRYGNATMLASDFVIGIGNRWANRHTGSVEKYTAGRKFVHIDIEPTQIGRVFAPDFGIVSDAGAALKMLLDVATEWKTAGKLRDWSGWARECQARKKTMKRKTHFDQVPLKPQRVYEEMNKAFGRDTTYVTTIGLSQIAGAQFLHVYRPRNWINCGQAGPLGWTLPAALGVRAADPERDIVALSGDYDFQFMIEELAVGAQHKLPYIHVVVNNAYLGLIRQAQRGFSMDFEVSLAFENINTVGHAEVGYGVDHVAVAEAMGCKAVRVRRPDEFAKGFAEAKRLVKEHQVPVVLEFILERVTNISMGTEIDAVVEFEELAEKNEDAPTAIALLD, encoded by the coding sequence ATGGCAAGGATGCGCGCCGTCGATGCGGCGGTTCTCGTTTTGGAAAAGGAAGGTATCGATTGTGCCTTTGGCGTGCCGGGGGCTGCGATCAATCCATTCTATTCGGCGCTGAAGGCGCGGGGCACCGTGCGTCATATTCTGGCGCGTCATGTCGAGGGCGCTTCGCATATGGCGGAAGGCTATACGCGGACCAAGGCCGGCAACATCGGCCTGTGCATCGGCACCTCCGGTCCGGCCGGCACCGACATGATCACCGGGCTTTATTCGGCCTCGGCGGATTCGATCCCGATCCTCTGCATTACCGGGCAGGCGCCGCGGGCGCGTCTCAACAAGGAGGATTTCCAGGCGGTCGATATCGCAGCGATTGCAGCACCCGTCACCAAATGGGCCGTTACCGTCATGGAACCATACCTGGTGCCGATGGCACTGCAGAAGGCGTTTTTCCTGATGCGCTCCGGCCGTCCGGGGCCGGTTCTGGTCGACCTGCCGATCGACGTTCAGCTTGCCGAGATCGAGTTCGACATCGACACCTACGAGCCGATGGTGCCGCACAAGCCGGCGATCAGCCGCGCCCAGGCCGAAAAGGCGCTTTCCATGCTCAACGAAGCGGAACACCCGCTGATCGTTGCCGGCGGCGGCATCATCAATGCCGATGCGTCCGACCTGTTGGTCGAGTTTGCCGAGATCACGGGCGTGCCTGTCATCCCAACGCTGATGGGCTGGGGCACGATCCCTGACGATCACCGGTTGATGGCCGGCATGTGCGGGCTGCAGACATCGCACCGCTACGGCAATGCGACGATGCTGGCGTCCGATTTCGTCATCGGCATCGGCAACCGCTGGGCCAACCGCCATACCGGCTCGGTCGAAAAATACACCGCCGGCCGCAAGTTCGTTCACATCGATATCGAGCCGACGCAGATCGGCCGCGTCTTCGCACCCGACTTCGGCATCGTCTCGGACGCAGGCGCTGCGCTGAAAATGCTGCTCGATGTCGCCACCGAGTGGAAGACTGCCGGTAAACTGCGCGACTGGAGCGGCTGGGCCAGGGAATGCCAGGCGCGCAAGAAGACCATGAAGCGCAAGACGCATTTCGACCAGGTGCCGCTGAAGCCGCAGCGGGTCTATGAGGAGATGAACAAGGCTTTCGGCCGCGACACGACCTATGTCACGACGATCGGTCTTTCCCAGATCGCCGGGGCGCAGTTCCTGCATGTCTACAGGCCGCGCAACTGGATCAATTGCGGGCAGGCCGGCCCACTCGGCTGGACGCTGCCGGCAGCCCTCGGCGTGCGCGCGGCCGATCCTGAGCGCGATATCGTGGCGCTGTCAGGCGACTATGATTTCCAGTTCATGATCGAGGAACTGGCGGTCGGCGCGCAGCACAAGCTGCCCTACATCCACGTCGTCGTGAACAACGCTTATCTCGGCCTGATCCGGCAGGCCCAGCGCGGCTTTTCGATGGATTTCGAGGTCAGCCTGGCTTTTGAGAACATCAACACGGTTGGCCATGCCGAGGTTGGCTACGGTGTCGATCATGTCGCTGTCGCCGAGGCGATGGGCTGCAAGGCGGTGCGGGTTCGCAGGCCGGACGAATTCGCGAAGGGCTTTGCCGAGGCGAAGCGGCTAGTGAAGGAGCATCAGGTGCCGGTCGTGCTTGAATTCATCCTCGAACGGGTGACGAATATTTCGATGGGTACGGAAATCGACGCCGTCGTCGAATTCGAGGAGCTTGCCGAAAAGAACGAAGATGCGCCAACTGCGATCGCGCTGCTGGATTGA
- a CDS encoding group II truncated hemoglobin, with amino-acid sequence MTKDVPTLYEWAGGTEALNRLTSTFYDKVLADPLLEPVFRNMSGDHPAHVAAFIGEVFGGPAIYSEKLGGHAGMIKHHLGRHLTEEQRRQWIVLLLDSADEVGLPDDPEFRSALVAYLEWGTRLARLNSQDGAAPELNEPMPKWGWGVPGGPYQPPSAN; translated from the coding sequence ATGACGAAGGACGTGCCGACGCTGTACGAATGGGCGGGAGGAACCGAAGCGCTCAATCGATTGACCAGCACCTTCTACGACAAGGTTTTGGCCGATCCGCTTCTGGAGCCTGTCTTTCGGAATATGTCGGGCGATCATCCCGCTCACGTCGCAGCCTTCATCGGCGAGGTTTTTGGCGGCCCGGCCATCTACAGCGAGAAGCTTGGCGGCCATGCCGGAATGATCAAGCATCACCTTGGGCGCCATCTGACCGAAGAGCAGCGCCGGCAGTGGATAGTCTTGCTTCTCGATTCGGCGGACGAGGTCGGATTGCCCGACGATCCCGAATTCCGCTCGGCACTGGTTGCCTATCTCGAATGGGGCACAAGGCTGGCCAGGCTGAATTCGCAGGATGGCGCAGCGCCTGAGCTCAACGAGCCGATGCCGAAATGGGGCTGGGGCGTTCCCGGCGGGCCTTATCAACCGCCTTCCGCGAATTGA
- the rplJ gene encoding 50S ribosomal protein L10: protein MDRAEKRELVTGLNEAFSNAGSVVVAHYAGITVAQMNDLRSKMRAAGGTVKVAKNRLAKIALQGTESEGIIDLFTGQTLIAYSEDPIAAPKVASDFAKGNDKLVILGGSMGTTALNADGVKALATLPSLDELRARLVGMIATPATRIAQVVNAPAAQLARVFGAYARKDEAA, encoded by the coding sequence GTGGACAGAGCGGAAAAACGCGAACTCGTCACGGGCCTGAATGAAGCGTTCTCGAACGCCGGTTCAGTCGTCGTGGCCCACTATGCCGGTATCACCGTTGCGCAGATGAACGACCTTCGGTCGAAAATGCGCGCAGCCGGTGGCACCGTCAAAGTCGCGAAGAACCGCCTCGCCAAAATCGCTCTTCAGGGCACGGAATCCGAAGGCATCATCGACCTGTTCACCGGACAGACGCTGATTGCTTATTCGGAAGATCCAATTGCCGCGCCGAAGGTCGCGTCCGATTTCGCCAAGGGTAATGACAAGCTTGTCATTCTCGGCGGCTCGATGGGCACGACCGCACTCAACGCCGACGGTGTGAAGGCTCTTGCCACACTCCCGTCGCTCGATGAGCTGCGCGCACGTCTGGTTGGCATGATCGCCACCCCGGCTACCAGGATCGCCCAGGTCGTCAACGCACCGGCAGCTCAGCTTGCCCGCGTGTTTGGCGCCTATGCCCGGAAGGACGAGGCGGCATGA
- the otnI gene encoding 2-oxo-tetronate isomerase — MPKFSANLSMLFGEHDFLDRFDAAARAGFQGVEYIGPYDHAPDVVAAHLKKNGLSQVLFNLPPGDWAKGERGIAVLPDRVEEFRAGVDKAITYAKALGCPQVNCLAGIAPAGVDRATLEDVFVENLKYAASRLKEAGIRLLIEPINTLDIPGFFLTNTKQALALIEKVSSDNLYLQYDIYHMQIMEGDLARTIEANLGRIAHIQLADNPGRHEPGTGEINYPFLYEHLDRIGYAGWVGAEYKPKAATDEGLGWFREFAGKATAAA; from the coding sequence ATGCCAAAATTTTCCGCCAATCTTTCCATGCTCTTTGGCGAGCATGATTTTCTCGACCGTTTCGACGCAGCGGCGCGCGCCGGATTTCAGGGCGTCGAATATATCGGGCCCTACGACCATGCACCGGACGTGGTGGCCGCGCACCTGAAGAAAAACGGGCTGTCGCAGGTGCTGTTCAACCTGCCGCCTGGCGACTGGGCAAAGGGCGAGCGCGGCATCGCCGTGCTGCCGGACAGGGTCGAGGAATTCCGGGCCGGCGTCGACAAGGCGATCACCTATGCCAAGGCGCTGGGCTGTCCGCAGGTCAATTGTCTGGCTGGCATTGCGCCTGCAGGCGTAGATCGCGCCACGCTTGAGGACGTGTTCGTCGAGAACTTGAAATACGCTGCATCGCGTTTGAAAGAGGCTGGCATCCGCCTGCTGATCGAACCGATCAACACGCTCGATATTCCCGGTTTTTTCCTGACCAATACGAAGCAGGCGCTCGCGCTTATCGAGAAGGTCAGCTCGGACAATCTCTACCTGCAATACGACATCTATCACATGCAGATCATGGAGGGGGATCTCGCCCGGACGATCGAGGCAAATCTCGGCCGCATCGCGCATATCCAGCTTGCGGACAATCCCGGCCGTCACGAACCGGGGACGGGCGAGATCAACTATCCCTTCCTCTACGAACATCTCGACCGCATCGGCTACGCCGGCTGGGTCGGCGCCGAATACAAGCCCAAGGCCGCCACGGATGAAGGGCTTGGGTGGTTTCGGGAGTTTGCCGGCAAGGCGACCGCAGCAGCCTAG
- the rplK gene encoding 50S ribosomal protein L11: MAKKIAGQLKLQVSAGSATPSPPIGPALGQRGINIMEFCKAFNAQTQEMEKGSPVPVVITYYQDKSFTFVMKTPPVSYFLKKAANLKSGSKEPGKIGAGKISRDKVREIAEAKMKDLNANDVEAAMRMVEGSARSMGLEVVG; encoded by the coding sequence ATGGCTAAGAAAATTGCAGGCCAGCTCAAGCTTCAGGTCTCCGCGGGATCGGCAACGCCGTCGCCCCCGATCGGTCCTGCGCTTGGTCAGCGTGGCATCAACATCATGGAATTCTGCAAGGCGTTCAACGCGCAGACGCAGGAAATGGAAAAGGGTTCGCCCGTTCCGGTCGTGATTACGTACTATCAGGACAAGTCGTTCACCTTCGTCATGAAGACGCCGCCGGTGTCCTACTTCCTGAAGAAGGCCGCCAACCTGAAGTCGGGCTCCAAGGAGCCGGGCAAGATCGGTGCAGGCAAGATCAGCCGCGACAAGGTGCGCGAGATCGCCGAAGCCAAGATGAAGGACCTGAACGCGAACGACGTGGAAGCGGCGATGCGCATGGTCGAGGGTTCCGCCCGCTCGATGGGCCTGGAAGTGGTGGGCTGA
- the rplL gene encoding 50S ribosomal protein L7/L12, with amino-acid sequence MTDLTKIVDDLSKLTVLEAAELSKLLEEKWGVSAAAPVAVAAAGGGAAAAAPVEEKTEFDVVLVDAGAQKINVIKEVRAITGLGLKEAKDLVEAAPKPVKEAVAKADADKIKAQLEAAGAKVELK; translated from the coding sequence ATGACTGATCTCACCAAGATCGTAGACGACCTTTCGAAGCTGACCGTCCTCGAGGCGGCCGAGCTGTCGAAGCTTCTGGAAGAAAAGTGGGGCGTTTCGGCTGCGGCTCCCGTGGCTGTTGCTGCTGCTGGCGGCGGTGCCGCTGCTGCTGCTCCGGTTGAAGAGAAGACCGAATTCGACGTCGTTCTCGTCGACGCCGGCGCTCAGAAGATCAACGTGATCAAGGAAGTGCGCGCGATCACCGGTCTCGGCCTCAAGGAAGCCAAGGACCTGGTGGAAGCCGCTCCGAAGCCGGTCAAGGAAGCCGTTGCCAAGGCGGACGCCGACAAGATCAAGGCTCAGCTCGAAGCAGCTGGCGCCAAGGTCGAACTGAAGTAA
- the nusG gene encoding transcription termination/antitermination protein NusG: MTARWYIVHAYSNFEKKVAEDIVNKAKQKGLSDQIEQIVVPTEKVVEVRRGRKVDAERKFFPGYVLLKAHLTDAVFSLVKNTPKVTGFLGDSKPVPITEAEAQRILNQVQEGVERPKPSVTFEIGEAIRVSDGPFASFNGFVQEVDEERARLKVEVSIFGRAVPVDLEFGQVEKG, from the coding sequence ATGACTGCGCGGTGGTACATCGTCCACGCTTACTCGAATTTCGAGAAGAAGGTCGCCGAAGATATTGTCAACAAGGCCAAGCAGAAGGGCCTGAGCGACCAGATCGAGCAGATCGTCGTGCCGACCGAAAAGGTCGTGGAAGTGCGTCGCGGCCGCAAGGTCGATGCCGAGCGCAAGTTCTTCCCGGGCTATGTGCTGCTTAAGGCGCATCTGACGGACGCGGTGTTCTCGCTCGTCAAGAACACGCCGAAGGTCACGGGTTTCCTCGGTGACTCGAAGCCGGTGCCGATCACGGAAGCTGAAGCCCAGCGCATCCTGAACCAGGTTCAGGAAGGCGTCGAGCGGCCGAAGCCGTCGGTCACCTTCGAGATCGGCGAAGCCATTCGCGTCTCGGATGGGCCTTTCGCTTCGTTCAACGGTTTCGTCCAGGAAGTGGACGAGGAGCGGGCGCGGCTCAAGGTGGAAGTTTCGATCTTCGGGCGCGCCGTGCCTGTCGATCTCGAATTCGGACAGGTCGAAAAGGGCTGA
- the tuf gene encoding elongation factor Tu yields the protein MAKSKFERNKPHVNIGTIGHVDHGKTSLTAAITKYFGEFKAYDQIDAAPEEKARGITISTAHVEYETANRHYAHVDCPGHADYVKNMITGAAQMDGAILVVSAADGPMPQTREHILLARQVGVPSIVVFLNKVDQVDDAELLELVELEVRELLSKNEFPGDDIPIVKGSALAALEDSDKKIGEDAIRELMAAVDAYIPTPERPIDQPFLMPIEDVFSISGRGTVVTGRVERGIVKVGEELEIVGIRATSKTTCTGVEMFRKLLDQGQAGDNIGALLRGVDREGVERGQVLAKPGSVKPHKKFKAEAYILTKEEGGRHTPFFTNYRPQFYFRTTDVTGIVQLAEGTEMVMPGDNVTVDVELIVPIAMEEKLRFAIREGGRTVGAGVVVTIVE from the coding sequence ATGGCTAAGAGTAAATTTGAGCGCAACAAGCCGCATGTGAACATTGGCACGATTGGTCACGTTGACCATGGCAAGACGTCATTGACGGCTGCGATTACGAAGTATTTTGGCGAGTTCAAGGCGTATGACCAGATCGACGCTGCACCTGAAGAGAAGGCGCGCGGCATCACGATCTCGACGGCGCACGTCGAGTACGAGACGGCCAACCGTCACTACGCTCACGTCGACTGCCCCGGCCACGCCGACTATGTGAAGAACATGATCACCGGTGCTGCCCAGATGGACGGCGCGATCCTGGTTGTTTCGGCAGCTGACGGCCCGATGCCGCAGACCCGCGAGCACATCCTGCTCGCCCGTCAGGTCGGCGTGCCTTCGATCGTGGTGTTCCTGAACAAGGTCGACCAGGTCGACGACGCCGAGCTGCTCGAGCTGGTCGAGCTGGAAGTTCGCGAGCTTCTGTCGAAGAACGAATTCCCGGGCGACGACATTCCGATCGTCAAGGGTTCGGCTCTGGCTGCTCTTGAAGATTCCGACAAGAAGATCGGCGAAGACGCGATCCGCGAGCTGATGGCAGCGGTTGACGCCTACATCCCGACGCCTGAGCGTCCGATCGACCAGCCGTTCCTGATGCCGATCGAAGACGTGTTCTCGATCTCGGGCCGTGGCACGGTTGTGACCGGCCGCGTCGAGCGCGGCATCGTGAAGGTTGGCGAAGAACTCGAGATCGTCGGCATCCGCGCGACGTCGAAGACGACCTGCACGGGCGTCGAGATGTTCCGCAAGCTGCTCGACCAGGGTCAGGCCGGCGACAACATCGGCGCGCTGCTGCGCGGCGTTGATCGCGAAGGTGTCGAGCGCGGCCAGGTTCTGGCCAAGCCGGGTTCGGTCAAGCCGCACAAGAAGTTCAAGGCCGAAGCCTACATCCTGACGAAGGAAGAGGGTGGCCGTCATACGCCGTTCTTCACCAACTACCGTCCGCAGTTCTATTTCCGTACGACGGACGTGACGGGCATCGTGCAGTTGGCCGAAGGCACCGAGATGGTGATGCCGGGCGACAATGTGACGGTCGATGTCGAACTGATCGTGCCGATCGCGATGGAAGAGAAGCTCCGCTTCGCCATCCGTGAAGGCGGCCGCACCGTCGGTGCCGGCGTCGTCGTCACCATCGTCGAATAA
- a CDS encoding 2-hydroxy-3-oxopropionate reductase has product MEKIGLIGLGIMGAPMAGHLLDAGYEVVTTDHRSAPSADLVAKGLKVVTGNDAVARAADIIITMVPDTPQVADVLFGENGVSSGLSRNKLVIDMSSISPIETKEFARKINELGCDYLDAPVSGGEVGAKAASLTIMVGGSQAAFDRATPVFEKLGKNITLVGPNGVGQTTKVANQIVVALTIEAVAEALVFASKAGADPAKVRQALMGGLANSRILEVHGERMVKRTFAPGFRIELHQKDLNLALQGAKALGVSLPNTSMTQELFNSCAANGGAKEDHSALVRALERMANFEVGTEVIATKSEAA; this is encoded by the coding sequence ATGGAAAAGATCGGCCTTATCGGCCTCGGCATCATGGGCGCACCCATGGCAGGACATCTTTTGGACGCGGGCTACGAGGTCGTGACCACCGACCACCGCAGCGCACCGTCGGCCGACCTCGTGGCCAAGGGCCTGAAGGTCGTGACGGGCAATGATGCTGTGGCGCGCGCTGCCGACATCATCATCACCATGGTGCCGGATACGCCGCAGGTCGCTGACGTCCTGTTTGGTGAAAATGGTGTCAGTTCAGGACTTTCCAGGAACAAGCTCGTCATCGACATGAGCTCGATATCGCCCATCGAGACGAAGGAGTTCGCCAGAAAGATCAACGAACTCGGCTGCGATTATCTCGATGCGCCGGTCTCGGGTGGCGAGGTTGGTGCAAAGGCCGCATCGCTGACGATCATGGTCGGCGGTTCGCAGGCGGCGTTCGATCGCGCGACACCGGTTTTCGAAAAGCTCGGCAAGAACATCACGCTGGTTGGACCCAATGGCGTCGGCCAGACCACCAAGGTCGCCAACCAGATCGTCGTTGCGCTGACCATCGAGGCGGTTGCCGAGGCGCTCGTTTTCGCATCCAAGGCGGGTGCGGATCCGGCAAAAGTGCGGCAGGCGCTGATGGGCGGTCTCGCCAATTCGCGCATCCTCGAGGTCCATGGCGAGCGCATGGTCAAGCGCACTTTTGCGCCGGGCTTCCGCATCGAACTGCACCAGAAGGATCTGAACCTGGCACTCCAGGGCGCCAAGGCGCTCGGTGTTTCGCTGCCGAACACGTCGATGACACAAGAGCTTTTCAACTCATGCGCCGCCAATGGCGGGGCGAAGGAGGATCACTCGGCGCTGGTGCGCGCGCTGGAACGAATGGCGAATTTCGAGGTCGGTACCGAAGTGATCGCCACGAAGAGCGAAGCCGCCTGA
- the rlmB gene encoding 23S rRNA (guanosine(2251)-2'-O)-methyltransferase RlmB gives MSDDKKSKTPKDTHYAKLRRAYRDQKSGGQPAFRPKPNVPPGEAAPDGTLRLYGLHTVRAAIDNPRRKISRMLVTRNALERLEIADSDALPFAVEIVEPRDIDKITGSDAVHQGVLIETAPLKPKALNALGDTPLVLVLDQVTDPHNVGAIIRSAVAFGAGALITTQRHSPHESGVLAKSASGALEHIDMIEVKNLSDALGQLHEAGFQTIGLDSEGPAELEKSFDAQKIALVLGAEGKGLRQKTRETVTALARLDMPGAIRSLNVSNAAAISLYAARKFLAASE, from the coding sequence ATGAGCGACGATAAAAAATCCAAGACACCGAAAGATACCCATTACGCCAAGCTTCGGCGCGCCTATCGCGACCAGAAGAGTGGCGGCCAGCCGGCTTTCCGGCCAAAACCGAACGTTCCGCCGGGCGAAGCAGCACCAGACGGCACCTTGCGGCTCTACGGGCTGCATACGGTGCGCGCAGCGATCGACAATCCGCGCCGCAAGATCAGCCGGATGCTGGTAACGCGCAATGCGCTGGAACGGCTGGAGATCGCGGATTCGGACGCGCTGCCCTTTGCCGTTGAAATCGTCGAGCCGCGCGATATCGACAAGATCACCGGCAGCGACGCGGTGCATCAGGGCGTATTGATCGAGACCGCACCCCTGAAGCCAAAGGCGCTCAACGCGCTTGGCGACACACCTTTGGTGCTGGTACTTGACCAGGTCACCGACCCGCACAATGTCGGTGCGATCATTCGATCGGCAGTGGCTTTTGGTGCCGGCGCACTGATCACCACGCAGCGCCACAGCCCGCACGAATCAGGCGTACTGGCAAAGTCCGCCTCCGGCGCGCTGGAACACATCGACATGATCGAGGTGAAGAATCTGTCTGACGCGCTCGGCCAGCTGCACGAAGCCGGCTTCCAGACCATCGGCCTCGATTCGGAGGGTCCGGCGGAACTGGAAAAATCCTTTGACGCGCAAAAAATAGCCCTTGTCCTTGGGGCTGAGGGCAAGGGCCTGCGCCAGAAGACGCGCGAAACCGTGACGGCACTCGCCCGGCTCGACATGCCGGGCGCTATCCGCTCGCTCAATGTGTCGAATGCGGCGGCGATATCGCTTTATGCGGCGCGGAAGTTTTTGGCTGCCAGCGAATAA